The Halarchaeum grantii genome contains a region encoding:
- a CDS encoding DUF7504 family protein, which produces MDTGRSVLVVGTTEDALSSLAADAGDARAVAALADTTPQALLERWGPSGIDSPPRIVTLGADVPADCAAPVESVSGPADLAAALRAGLDDRADAAVYVDAVDAFADALGAERTFRLLHVLTRGHTYAGGSAYARVSADADAALVDTLAPLFDAVER; this is translated from the coding sequence ATGGACACGGGCCGGAGCGTGCTCGTCGTCGGCACGACCGAGGACGCGCTCTCGTCGCTCGCGGCGGACGCAGGCGACGCGCGCGCCGTCGCCGCCCTCGCCGACACGACGCCGCAGGCGCTCCTCGAGCGGTGGGGGCCGTCGGGTATCGACTCACCGCCCCGTATCGTCACGCTCGGTGCCGACGTCCCGGCCGACTGCGCCGCGCCCGTCGAGTCGGTGTCCGGGCCGGCCGACCTCGCCGCCGCGCTCCGTGCGGGGCTCGACGACCGCGCCGACGCCGCCGTGTACGTCGACGCCGTCGACGCCTTCGCGGACGCCCTCGGCGCCGAGCGGACGTTCCGCCTCCTGCACGTTCTCACTCGCGGGCACACGTACGCGGGCGGGAGCGCGTACGCCCGAGTGTCGGCCGACGCGGACGCGGCGCTCGTCGACACGCTCGCCCCCCTCTTCGACGCCGTCGAGCGCTAG
- a CDS encoding deoxyuridine 5'-triphosphate nucleotidohydrolase, whose protein sequence is MFESGAFVADALGDVTDEQVQPNGVDLTLGSVEAQTEPGRITTDGKTVGERDAVETVERDGRECYALDPGYYVAQYAETVRVPEGHVGFVYPRSSLMRNSCMLHTAVWDAGYEGKGEGLLEVGRPIEIEVGARFAQFVLAEAEHEDAYDGSYQGERLD, encoded by the coding sequence ATGTTCGAGAGTGGCGCGTTCGTCGCCGACGCCCTCGGCGACGTCACCGACGAACAGGTGCAGCCGAACGGCGTCGACCTCACCCTCGGGAGCGTCGAGGCGCAGACCGAACCGGGGCGCATCACGACCGACGGGAAGACCGTCGGCGAGCGCGACGCCGTCGAGACGGTCGAACGCGACGGGCGCGAGTGCTACGCGCTCGACCCGGGATACTACGTCGCGCAGTACGCCGAGACCGTCCGCGTCCCCGAGGGCCACGTCGGCTTCGTCTACCCGCGTTCGAGCCTGATGCGCAACTCCTGTATGCTCCACACGGCCGTCTGGGACGCCGGCTACGAGGGGAAGGGCGAGGGGTTACTGGAGGTCGGCCGGCCCATCGAGATCGAGGTTGGGGCGCGCTTCGCACAGTTCGTCCTCGCGGAGGCCGAGCACGAGGACGCCTACGACGGGAGCTATCAGGGCGAACGCCTCGACTAG